GGTGACGGAGCGGATGCGACGCTTGTAGACCCGGAGCTTGGCTCCCATGGATCAGGTCCCTTCCGTCGTCACTTGCTGGTGCCGGCCGGGGCGTCCTCGCCGAGCAGCTTGCCGTCCGAGGTCTCGAACTGCCGCTTGAAGCCTTCGACGGCCTCGGCGATCGCGCCGATGGTGTCGTCGGACATCTTGGCGCCCTCGCGGATGCTGGTCAGGAGGTCCTTCTTCTCCCGGTGCAGGTGGTCGAGGAGCTCCCGCTCGAAGCGGCGGATGTCCTCGACCGGCACGTCGTCCATCTTGCCGTTGGTGCCGGCCCAGATGGAGACGACCTGGTCCTCGGTCGCGTACGGCGAGTACTGAGGCTGCTTGAGCAGCTCGGTCATCCGCTTACCGCGCTCCAGCTGCTGCTTGGAGGCCGCGTCCAGGTCGGAACCGAAGGCGGCGAACGCCTCCAGCTCGCGGTACTGGGCGAGGTCCACACGCAGACGGCCGGAGACCTGGCGCATGGCCTTGTGCTGGGCCGAGCCACCGACACGGGAGACGGAGATACCCACGTTCAGCGCGGGACGCTGGTTCGCGTTGAAGAGGTCCGACTCCAGGAAGCACTGGCCGTCGGTGATGGAGATGACGTTGGTCGGAATGAACGCCGACACGTCGTTCGCCTTGGTCTCGACGATCGGGAGGCCGGTCATCGAGCCGGCGCCCATCTCGTCGGAGAGCTTGGCGCAGCGCTCCAGCAGACGCGAGTGCAGGTAGAAGACGTCGCCCGGGTAGGCCTCACGGCCCGGCGGACGGCGCAGGAGCAGGGACACGGCGCGGTAGGCGTCGGCCTGCTTCGAAAGGTCATCGAAGATGATCAGGACGTGCTTGCCCTGGTACATCCAGTGCTGGCCGATGGCCGAGCCGGTGTAGGGCGCCAGGTACTTGAAGCCCGCCGGGTCGGACGCCGGGGCGGCGACGATGGTGGTGTACTCCAGGGCGCCGGCCTCCTCCAGCGCACCGCGCACGGACGCGATGGTGGAGCCCTTCTGGCCGATGGCGACGTAGATGCAGCGGACCTGCTTCTTCGGGTCGCCGGTGCGCCAGTTGTCGCGCTGGTTGATGATCGTGTCGACGGCCAGGGCGGTCTTGCCGGTCTGGCGGTCACCAATGATCAGCTGACGCTGGCCACGGCCGATCGGCACCATGGAGTCGACGGCCTTGTAGCCGGTCTCCATGGGCTCGTGGACCGACTTACGGACCATGACGCCCGGGGCCTGCAGCTCCAGGGCGCGGCGGTCCTCGGACTCGATCTCGCCGAGGCCGTCGATCGGGTTGCCCAGCGGGTCGACGACGCGGCCGAGGTAGCCCTCGCCCACGGCGACCGAGAGCACCTCACCGGTGCGCTGCACCGGCTGGCCCTCCTCGATGCCGCTGAACTCACCGAGGACCACCGCACCGATCTCGCGCTCTTCCAGGTTCAGCGCAAGACCGAGCGTGCCGTCCTCGAACTTCAGCAGCTCGTTCGCCATCGCCGAGGGAAGGCCCTCGACCTTCGCGATGCCGTCTCCGGCCTCGCTTACCGTGCCGACCTCCTCGCGCGAGGCCGCGTCCGGCTTGTACGCCTGGACGAAGTTCTCCAGCGCGTCCCGGATCTCCTCCGGCCGGATCGTGAGCTCCGCCATCTGGGTTCCCTGCTCTCCTTGTTGGGCCCGAAGTTACTTGCGGGTGTCCGGGGGGGCTGTCCCCCGGGGGGTTTCCGCTTACGGCCCAACTCGGGCCGCCGTCATGCTTGTGCTGGTCCCCGGGGCTTCTTCCGGACCTCAGCCGGACCTCGTGGTCCGGCCGGCGGGTCCGGCGCCTGACCGCCGGTTGTGCAGCTCTTGAGTTGGTGTGGCTGGGTCAGCCGGCCATCCGCCGGGCCGCCTCGTCGAGGCGCTCCGCGATGGTCCCGTTGATGACCTCGTCGCCGATCCGGACCTGGACTCCGCCGAGGACCTCGGGGTCCACGTCGAGGTTCAGGTGGACCTGCCGTCCGTACAGCTGCGCCAGGGAAGCGCCCAGGCGCTGCCGCTGCCCTTCGCTGAGGGGCACCGCGGAGGTGACCACCGCGACCATCCGGTCCCGGCGGCTCGCCGCCAGCTTGGAGAGGGCGTCGAGCCCCGCTTCCAGGCTACGGCCCCGCGGCTGTGCGACAAGACGGATCACGATGCGCTCGGTGACCGGGTTGGCCCGGCCGCCCAGCAGCGCATGCAGCAGCTCCGTCTTGGCCGCTACCGTCGCGTTCCGGTCGGTCAGCGCACCGCGCAGCTCGCTGTTGGAGCCGACGATCCGGCCGAACCGGAAGAGCTCGTCCTCGACGTCGTCGAGCTGGCCGGTCCGCTGCGCGGCGACCAGGTCGGCGCTGTAGGCCAGCTCCTCGAGCGCGTCCGTCAGGTCGCGCGAACGCGACCAGCGGGCGCGGACCATGCCGGACACCAGGTCGACGGTCGGGCCGCCCACCTGGGTGCCCAGCAGTCGTCCGGCCAGTTCGGCACGCGCCTCGGCGGCCTGCGCCGGGTCGGTCAGGACCCGACGCAGCGACACCTCGCGGTCGAGCAGAGCGGTGACGGCAGCCAGCTCCTCGGCGAGCTTCGCGGCGTCGACGGAGGTGTCGTCCGTCAGCGCGTTGAACTGCTCGCGTGCGGAGGCGAGTGCCTCGCGGCTCGCTCCGTTCATCGTCCGGCCTCAGCCTTCGTCGCGTCCGACGCCGCCTTGGCCTCGACGTCGTCGAGGAAGCGGTCGATGGTCCGGCTCTGCCGGGCGTGGTCCTCAAGGGACTCCCCGACGAGCTTGCCGGCCAGGTCGACGGCGAGCTTGCCCACGTCCTGGCGCAGTGCCTGCGCGGCCTGCTTCCGGTCCGCCTCGATCTGGGCGTGACCGGCAGCGATGATCTCCTCACGCTGCCGCTGGCCCTCGGCGCGCATCTCAGCGATGAGCGTCGCGCCCTGCTCCTGCGCCTCCTGGCGCAGTCGCGCGGCCTCGTGGCGGGCGTCAGCCAGCTGTGCCCGGTAGTCCGCGAGCACCTGCTGAGCCTCGGCCTGATTCGCCTCGGCTTCCTCCATGCGGCCTTCGATGAGCTGCCGGCGCTCTTCCAGAACCTTGTTGATGTTCGGGAGGAGCTTCTTGGCCAGGATGCCGAAGACGATGAAGAAAGCGATCAGGCCGATGACCAGCTCTGGAATCGGCGGGATCAGGGGGTTCTGAGGAACCTCCGCCGCCATGTTGAAGCCCAGGGCGTTCACATCAATGCCTTCCGTCGGTGATTGCAGCAGTCCGTCAGGCCTTGAAGAGGAAGCCCATGACGATGCCGATCAGGGCGAGCGCCTCACAGAAGGCGAAACCCATGATCTGGTTGGTGCGGATCAGGCCGGCGGCCTCGGGCTGACGGGCCAGGGCCTGGGTGCCGTTACCGAAGATGATGCCGACGCCGACGCCGGGGCCGATCGCGGCGAGGCCGTAACCGATCGAACCGAGGTTGCCGGTGACGCCGGCGGCGAGGTTGACAGTCTCGAGAGCAGCGGACATGCCGTTACTTCCTTCTCTTTCACGGACCGGTGGGGGTTGGCCACCGGGCGTCTATAGGGGCGGGGAAAGCGGGGGCTCAGTGGTTCTCGGCGAGCGCGCCCTGGAGGTAGTTCGCGGTCAGGAGCACGAAGACGTACGCCTGCACGGCCTGGATGAACAGCTCGAACGCGGTCAGCAGGATGGTCATGATGAACGAGGCGCCGGCGTAGACGACGCCGATGCCGTTCAGCAGGTACCAGGTACCGATCGTGAACATCAGCAGCAGCAGGTGGCCGGCGAACATGTTCGCGAAGAGCCGGACCGCGTGAGTGAAGGGCCGGATGATCAGGTTCGAGAGGAGCTCGATGACGATCAGCATCGGCAGGACCGCGCCGAGCGACTTGTCGTAGCCGCTGAAGTTCTTCAGCGCACCGACGAAGCCGTGCCTCTTGAAGGTCAGGGTGACCCACGTGATGTAGACGATGGCGGCCAGACCGGCCGGGAAGGCGATGACCGACGTCACCGGGAACTGGGCGACCGGAATGATCGACCAGATGTTCATGATCCAGACGAAGAAGAACAGCGAGACGATGAAGGGGACGTACTTCTCGCCCTCCTTCTTCCCGAGGGCGTCATAGACGATCCCTCGGCGCACGAAGTCATAGCCCGCTTCGCCGATCATCTGCAGCTTGCCCGGGACCACCTTGGCCTTGCCGAACGCCGCCCAGAAGAACCACACGACCACGACGGTGCTGAGCAGCGCCAGCAGCATGATCTTGTTGAACTCGAAGCCGTTGATGGTGAACAGCGGCTTGAAGACGAACGAATGAAGCCCGGGAGCAGGGAAGCCGCACCCGGAAAAGATGTGGCAGTCGGTCTCGAAGGCGAGCATCGTTTCAGCACTCACCGCGAGCTCCTTCAGCGTGGCGCATGGGTACGGCAACCTCGTTGTGTCGGCGCGGCGTTGAGCCACGGAGCGGCACTGGACTGGTCTTACGGATTAGGGGGCGGCTGGCGGGCGCTGGGCCCGGCCACATCACAGGCATCGGCCGCGGAAACCGCCCGTTCCATCGAGTGGAACTCGGGAGCTCAGCCGCCTGCGCCAACTGTGCCGCAGTTGGAACCGGACGATAGCAGGCCCGCAAGTGGGCGTTTATCTCGGCCCTACGTGTCACGTCGGCGACCCCGCCGTCTCCGCCTTCTTCATCTCGGCGGAGTCGGGTTCCACGTACAGGATCTTCGCCTTCATGTGGCCGCGGGTCTGTGCCGCGATCCACACGAGAGTGGCGCCGAGCAGGGTGAACGCAAATGCCTTGGTGTCGAAGAACGTGGTGTCCTTGAACACGATCAGGAAGACCGCCACGAACAGGATCTGCACCGTGTACAGCAGCAGCCCCATCATCTGGAACAGCTGCGGGTGGTTCTTCGCGGTCTTCTGCAGGACGACCAGGCCGGCCCCCATGACGAGCAGCACCAGCACGGTGCCGACGACGGCGCCGAGCGCTCCTGTCACGCCCGCGACCGCACCGCTCACGGCAACGGCGACAGCGCCGATGGCGAGGGTGGGCACAACGGCGTGAAGGAGTAGTCGGGCGTCATTCGACTGCATGGCGGCGCTCCGGCAAAAGATGTGGGGTGTGTGTCGTCATGGACGAGCGTAGACCCGGCCTGAGGCGGAACCTGCGGCCCAAGGACAGTCGCACTACGGCCCTTCGGCTCTGTCGCCGGGTTTCGTGAACGGTATCACAAACTATTTGATGAGGTCTTTACCTGGTTCGTGTGGACCCTGTCACACCTGAGCGTGAACGTGCGCGTTGGTGCACTGACGGACGCCTTTATGTCTGGTATGGAGTCAACCGCCCCGATTCCTGATGCACGTTCGGGCGAGCGAACCCCTGGATCAGCGGTGACTGTCCGCCTTCCGGCGACCCACGAAGCGTGAGCGGTCCCCGATCGCGGTGGCACCGTGGATGCCCGCGGGGACCGGTTCCCGCTCCTCCTCCGGCTCGACGGCGCTCTCGTCGTCCGTCGCCGGGGCCGTCGCGGCCGTCGCCGCGGGGGCGACCCGGCGGTACCGCGGCGGAACCATCCACTCCGCCCAGAGCGGTGCCCGCGGTGTGAAGCGCGGCAGCAGAAGCAGCACCAGACCCACCGCGCTCAGCAGCACGATGCCCAGCACGATCCACATGCTGGCGTTGTTCGCGGAGTAGGCGACCGCGCCGAAGGCGATCAGCGCCGACCAGAAGTACATGATCAGCACGGCCCGGCTGTGCGAGTGCCCGATCTCCAGCAGCCGGTGGTGCAGATGGCCGCGGTCGGCGGCGAACGGCGACTGGCCCTTCCACGTACGGCGCACGATCGCCAGGATCAGGTCGGCGACCGGCACCGCGATGACCGTCAGCGGCAGCAGCAGCGGGATGTAGACCGGCACCATCGCGTGGGTCGCCTCACGCAGACCGCCCGCCTTCAGGTTCAGCAGGTCCGGGTCTACCTGGCCGGTCACCGAGACCGCGCCCGCGGCCATGACCAGGCCGATCAGCATCGAGCCCGAGTCGCCCATGAAGATCCGCGCCGGATGCATGTTGTGCGGCAGGAAGCCGAGGCACATGCCCATCAGAACGACCGAGAACAGCGTTGCGGGCGCGGCCGCCTCGATGCCGTAGCCGAACCACATCCGGTACGCGTACATGAAGAACGCCGCGGCCGCGATGCACACCATGCCGGAGGCGAGACCGTCCAGGCCGTCCACGAAGTTGACCGCGTTGATGGTGATCACGACGAGGGCGACGGTCAGCAGGGTGCCCTGCATCGGAGTGAGGGAGACCGTGCCGACACCGGGGATGGGGATCCAGAGAATCGTCAGGCCCTGAAGGACCATCACGCCCGCGGCGATCATCTGGCCGCCGAGCTTGACCAGCGCGTCCACGCCCCACTTGTCGTCCAGGACGCCGAGGATCCAGATCAGCGCGGCGCCGGAGAGCAGTGCCCGTGGCTCGTTGGAGTTCTCGAAGACGCTCTTGAGGTTGGTCAGATGCGAGGCGACCAGAAGGCCGGCGCACAGCCCGCCGAACATCGCGATGCCGCCGAGCCGTGGCGTCGGCTCGCGGTGCACATCACGCGCGCGGATCTCCGGCATCGCCCCGGCCGCGATCGCGAACTTCCGCACCGGGCCGGTCAGCAGGTAGGTCACCGCGGCCGTGACGCACAGCGTCAGCAGGTATTCACGCACGGGCTGCCCCATTGGTATAGCTGGCCATCACAGCCCCACACCCTATGCGGGTCAGCCCCCTGGCCGTGAATACAGGAAAAGACGCCTGGCGTCAGCGGATGGTTCCCGCCGTCATCCGTGATCGGGATAAGGCGGAAAGCCGTGGACCAAAGCGACGGTCCGGGAACGGACCGCGCCGTCCTCCTCCAGCGCCGCCACGATCAGCTCGGCGACCGACTTCATCTCGGCCTCGCCCATGCCCTGGGTGGTCACCGCGGCGGTGCCCAGGCGCAGACCGGTCCGGCAGGGCACCGGGTGCTCGGCGCACGGCAGCGCGCAGGTGTCCAGCACGATACCGGCGGCGGCCAGCCGGCCCCGGGCGGTGCGGGCGTCCAGGCCGAGCGGGGCGGTATCGGCGGTGATCAGATGGGTGTCGGTACCGCCGGTGGTGATCGTCAGACCGTGTCCGGCAAGCGCCTCGGCGAGCGCGCGGGCGTTGGCGGTGACCTGATGGGCGTACGCGCCGAAGGCGGGCGTGGCGGCCTCCGCGAAGGCCACGGCCTTGGCGGCGACGGCGTTCATCTGTGCGCCCCCTTGGGTGAAGGGGAACACCGCGCGGTCGATCCGCTCGGCCAGCTTCGTGCCGCACAGGATCAGCCCGCCGCGCGGTCCGCGCAGCACCTTGTGTGTGGTTCCGCACACCACATGGGCGTACGGGACGGGGCTGGGCGCCGCTCCCCCGGCGATCAGCCCCAGGGGGTGGGCGACATCCGCGATCAGGTAGGCGCCGGTCTCGTCGGCGATGTCACGGAAGGCGGCGTAGTCGAGGTGGCGGGGGTAGGAGATCGAGCCGCAGACGATGGCCTTGGGGCGGCGGGCGCGGGCCAGGTCGCGGATCGCGTCGTAGTCGAGGAGGCCGGTCTCCTCGTCGACGCCGTAGCCGACGAAGTCGAACCAGCGGCCGGAGAAGTTGGCGGGCGATCCGTGGGTGAGGTGTCCGCCGTGCGGGAGGGACATGGCCAGGACGGTGTCTCCGGGGCGCAGCAGGGCGGCGTAGGCGGCCAGTACGGCCGAAGACCCGGAGTGGGCCTGGACGTTGGCGTGTTCGGCGCCGAAAAGGGCCTTGGCGCGCTCCACCGCGATCCGCTCGGCGAGGTCGACGATCTCGCAGCCGCCGTGGTGCCGGGCACCCGGATAGCCCTCGGCGTATTTGTTGCCCAGAGGGGACCCGAGGGCGGCGAGGACGGCAGGTGAGGTGAAGTTCTCCGCGGCGATCAGCTGCAGTCCGTCGCTCTGCCGGGCGCTCTCCCCGAGCAGTACGCCGGCGATCTCCGGGTCCTGGCGCAGCAGGGCGGCGAAGTCCGGGGCGCCGGCCGGCCGGCTGCCGGCGTCTCGGGCGGCGGCCCGCGCCCGCTCCTCGATGGTCGTCCCGGCCGGGTCGGCGCCGGGAGCCGGTCCGGTGGCCTGGGAACGGGTGTCCGGGGTCTCGCTACGGGGTGACGCGGTGGTGGCAGGCATCGCTTGCTCCGGGCCTCGTACGGGGACGTAGTCCCAATGTAGGCGCGGCAGGGCGATCGGGCGCGGTGTGCGGGCCGCACGGGGGCCCGGATGCCCCGTCCGGGGCCCGGACGCCCCGAACGGACGCGGGCCCGCCCTAGGCCCGCGCCGGGAGGCCCGTGAGTGCGGTGACGACCGGGTCGAGCGCCTGGTTGATCTCGTCGCCGATGGAGCGGAAGAAGGTGATGGGGGCGCCGTAGGGGTCGTAGACCTCGTCGGACTCCGGGTTGGGGGCCAGCAGCCAGCCGCGCAGCGCCGCGGCGGCGCCGACCAGCGCACGGGCGCGCTCGACCAGCCCGCCGTCCGGCAGGTCCGGATCGGGCTCGGGCAGCGTGGCGGGGTCTATGGCCCGCACCAGCCGGTTGAACTCCTTCAGCGTGAAGGTGCGCAGACCCGCCGAGTGGCCCATCGAGATGACCTGGGCGCGGTGGTCGCGGGTGGCGGTGAGCACCAGGTCGGCGCGGATGACGTGCTCGTCGAGCAGCTCACGGCCGAGGAAGCCGGCCGGGTCGGCGCCGTAGTCGGTGAGCACCGTGGCGGCGTGCGTCTCCATCGGGGCGCCCTCGTGGCCCCAGGTTCCGGCGCTCTCCACGAGCAGCCCGCCGCTGCGGGCCTCACCGAGCCGCAGTTCCAGGGCATGGCGGTGCAGCCGCTCGGTGATCGGCGAGCGGCAGACGTTGCCGGTGCTGACGTGGAGAATCCGAAAAGGGGAGGAATGGGGTACCGAGGTGTCGTCGCCTGGTCCCGCTATGCCACGCCCCAGGGGCGCCATCAATTGGCCACCTCGAGCTCGGGTACCACCTTGCGCAGTTCTTCCGCGCTGATCGCGCCCTCGCGCAGCAGGACCGGGGTCCTGCCGGTGACATCGACGATCGAGGACGGTACGGCGGCGGGCGTCGGGCCGCCGTCCAGGTAGACGGAGACCGAGTCACCCAGCATTTCCTGTGCGGCGTCGCAGTCCTGCGGGGACGGGTGGCCGGTGAGGTTGGCGCTGGAGACGGCCATCGGACCGAAGTCGGTGAGCAGCTCGATCGCGACCGGGTGCAGCGGCATCCGCACGGCGACCGTGCCACGGGTCTCGCCCAGGTCCCAGGTCAGCGACGGCTGGTGCTTGGCGACGAGGGTGAGCGCGCCGGGCCAGAAGGCGTCGACCAGCTCCCAGGCCTGCTCGGAGAAGTCGGTGACCAGGCCGTGCAGGGTGTTGGGGGACCCGACGAGGACCGGGGAGGGCATACCGCGGCCGCGGCCCTTGGCCTCCAGCAGGTCGCCGACGGCCTCGGCGCTGAAGGCGTCCGCGCCGATGCCGTAGACGGTGTCGGTCGGCAGCACGACCAGCTCACCGCGGCGGACGGCCGAGGCGGCCTCGCGCAGACCGGTGGTGCGGTCGGTCGCGTCGCTGCAGTCGTATCGCCGTGCCATTACGGGACCTCCTCGTGCGAAACGAATACTTCGGATGCATCGGCTGCATCAGGCGCCGAAGCGGGCCACGTCATGGCGTCGCCCGGCGCGCGGTGGCGAAACGGGGCCTGTTGTTGAGGTCCGGGTGATCGGCCGCATCGGCCCAGCCCCGCTCCTCGGTGAAGATCCACGGCACCTGCCCGCCCTGGGTGTCGGCATGCTCGATGACGACCACACCTCCGGGCCGCAGCAGGCGGTGTGCGGTCCGCTCGATGCCCCGGATGGTGTCCAGGCCGTCCTGGCCCGAGAACAGCGCGAGCTCGGGGTCGTGGTCGCGGGCCTCGGGTGCGACGTACTCCCACTCGGTCAGCGGGATGTACGGCGGGTTGGAGACGACCAGGTCGACCTGCCCGTCCAGTTCGGGAAGCGCGGTCAGCGCATTGCCGTGATGGAGAACGACGCGGGACCCCTCGACGTTCTTGCGGGCGTAGTCCAGGGCCTCTTCGGACAGCTCCACGGCGTGCACCCGCGAGCGGGGCACCTCCTGCGCCAGGGCGAGCGCGATCGCCCCGGAGCCGGTGCACAGGTCGACGATCAGCGGCTCGACGACATCCATGGCCCGTACGGCGTCTATCGCCCAGCCGACCACCGACTCGGTCTCCGGGCGGGGGACGAACACCCCTGGCCCCACGGAGAGTTCGAGGTAGCGGAAGAACGCCCGGCCGGTGATGTGCTGGAGCGGCTCCCGGGCCTCGCGGCGGGCGACGGCCTCCCAGTAGCGGGCGTCGAAGTCCGCGTCCTTGACGTGGTGCAGCTCACCCCGTTTGACGCCGTGCACGAACGAGGCGAGTTCCTCGGCGTCGAAGCGCGGCGAGGGCACACCGGCGTCGGCCAGCCGCTGGGTGGCCTGGGCCACCTCGGCGAGCAGAAGGTTCACGGGGCCTTCCTCCTAGTGCGCTGCGTCTTCATGGTGCGGTTCGCCGTCGATCGGCCGGGGGTCCCCCGGGGGGATTGCTGTCTCCAGCCGGTGCGTACAGGGTCGTGCGGGCTTACTGGGCGGCGGCGAGCTTGGCGGCCGAGTCGGCGTCGACACACGCCTGGATGACCGGGTCGAGCTCGCCGTCGAGCACCTGGTCCAAGTTGTACGCCTTGAAACCGACCCGGTGGTCCGAGATCCGGTTTTCCGGGAAGTTGTACGTACGGATGCGCTCCGAACGGTCTACCGTGCGGACCTGGCTGCGCCGGGCGTCCGACGCCTCCCGCTCGGCCTCTTCCTGGGCGGCGGCCAGCAGCCGGGAGCGCAGGATGCGCAGCGCCTGCTCCTTGTTCTGGAGCTGGCTCTTCTCGTTCTGGCAGGAGACGACGATGCCGGTGGGCAGATGCGTGATGCGCACCGCGGAGTCGGTGGTGTTGACCGACTGGCCGCCGGGCCCGGAGGAGCGGTAGACGTCGATCCTCAGGTCGTTGGGGCCGATCTCGACCTCGACCTCCTCGGCCTCGGGCGTGACCAGCACACCGGCCGCGGAGGTGTGGATCCTGCCCTGCGACTCGGTGGCGGGCACCCGCTGGACGCGGTGCACCCCGCCTTCGTACTTCAGCCGCGCCCAGACGCCCTGTCCGGGCTCGGTGGCGCCGCCCCCGCCCTTGGTCTTCACGGCGACCTGGACGTCCTTGTAGCCGCCGAGGTCGGACTCGTTGGCCTCCAGGATCTCGGTCTTCCAGCCGGCCCGCTCGGCGTAGCGCAGATACATCCGCAGCAGGTCGCCGGCGAACAGCGCGGACTCCTCGCCGCCCTCACCGGCCTTGACCTCGAGGATGACGTCCTTGTCGTCGCTGGGGTCACGCGGGACGAGCAGCAGCCGCAGCTTCTCGGTGAGCTCCTCGCGCTGCGCGTCGAGCTCCTTGACCTCGTCGGCGAAGTCCGGGTCGTCCGCGGCGAATTCGCGCGCGGTCTCCATGTCCTCGCCGGTCTGCTTCCAGTCGCGGTACGTCGCGATGATCGGGGTCAGCTCGGCATAGCGCTTGTTGAGCCGCATGGCCTCACGCTGGTCGGCGTGGACCGCGGGGTCGGCCAGCCGCTTCTCGAGATCGGCGTGCTCGCCGATCAGTTCTTCGACCGCCTCGAACATCGTGGAGTTCCTCTGCTGGCTGCTGGGGTGACGGGTACCGGGGCGCCGGCCCGTCGGGTGCTGCGCCGCGGGCCCCGGGCCCCCCGTACGGGAGCCAAGGGCCAGGACGACAAAACGCCGGTCCGGTCACCCCTGAGCAGGGGCGACCGGAGACCGGCGCCTTGAGGGTCGCTACTTCTTGGCGGCTGCAGCGCCCTTGCCGAAGCGGGCCTCGAAGCGGGCCACGCGGCCGCCCGTGTCCATGATCTTCTGCTTGCCCGTGTAGAACGGGTGGCACTCGGAGCAGATGTCCGCGCGGACGGAACCGCTGGCGACCGTGCTACGGGTGGTGAAGGACGCGCCACAGGTGCAGCTGACCTGGGTCTCGACGTACTCCGGGTGGATGTCGCGCTTCAAGGGATTCTCCTAGGTTCGGGAGTGCACCGGGTCGTGTCGCGGGTTGCGTCACGTGAACCGGGGCCGACGGTCCAGTCTGCCAGGACTAGCCGTATCTCCCAAAACCGGGGTAGGTCCGCAAGTATTCCCCCGGCCCGTTCCGGGGCGGCCGGGCCCCGGAACCCCGCCTTCCGGCTACTTCACGTACTTGTCCGTGCCGCCCTGGTCACCGGCCGAGCCCTTGATCGCGGACTTGGGGATT
This genomic stretch from Streptomyces nigrescens harbors:
- a CDS encoding protein-tyrosine-phosphatase yields the protein MMAPLGRGIAGPGDDTSVPHSSPFRILHVSTGNVCRSPITERLHRHALELRLGEARSGGLLVESAGTWGHEGAPMETHAATVLTDYGADPAGFLGRELLDEHVIRADLVLTATRDHRAQVISMGHSAGLRTFTLKEFNRLVRAIDPATLPEPDPDLPDGGLVERARALVGAAAALRGWLLAPNPESDEVYDPYGAPITFFRSIGDEINQALDPVVTALTGLPARA
- a CDS encoding F0F1 ATP synthase subunit delta, producing the protein MNGASREALASAREQFNALTDDTSVDAAKLAEELAAVTALLDREVSLRRVLTDPAQAAEARAELAGRLLGTQVGGPTVDLVSGMVRARWSRSRDLTDALEELAYSADLVAAQRTGQLDDVEDELFRFGRIVGSNSELRGALTDRNATVAAKTELLHALLGGRANPVTERIVIRLVAQPRGRSLEAGLDALSKLAASRRDRMVAVVTSAVPLSEGQRQRLGASLAQLYGRQVHLNLDVDPEVLGGVQVRIGDEVINGTIAERLDEAARRMAG
- a CDS encoding F0F1 ATP synthase subunit B gives rise to the protein MNALGFNMAAEVPQNPLIPPIPELVIGLIAFFIVFGILAKKLLPNINKVLEERRQLIEGRMEEAEANQAEAQQVLADYRAQLADARHEAARLRQEAQEQGATLIAEMRAEGQRQREEIIAAGHAQIEADRKQAAQALRQDVGKLAVDLAGKLVGESLEDHARQSRTIDRFLDDVEAKAASDATKAEAGR
- a CDS encoding L-threonylcarbamoyladenylate synthase, with translation MARRYDCSDATDRTTGLREAASAVRRGELVVLPTDTVYGIGADAFSAEAVGDLLEAKGRGRGMPSPVLVGSPNTLHGLVTDFSEQAWELVDAFWPGALTLVAKHQPSLTWDLGETRGTVAVRMPLHPVAIELLTDFGPMAVSSANLTGHPSPQDCDAAQEMLGDSVSVYLDGGPTPAAVPSSIVDVTGRTPVLLREGAISAEELRKVVPELEVAN
- a CDS encoding MraY family glycosyltransferase; this translates as MGQPVREYLLTLCVTAAVTYLLTGPVRKFAIAAGAMPEIRARDVHREPTPRLGGIAMFGGLCAGLLVASHLTNLKSVFENSNEPRALLSGAALIWILGVLDDKWGVDALVKLGGQMIAAGVMVLQGLTILWIPIPGVGTVSLTPMQGTLLTVALVVITINAVNFVDGLDGLASGMVCIAAAAFFMYAYRMWFGYGIEAAAPATLFSVVLMGMCLGFLPHNMHPARIFMGDSGSMLIGLVMAAGAVSVTGQVDPDLLNLKAGGLREATHAMVPVYIPLLLPLTVIAVPVADLILAIVRRTWKGQSPFAADRGHLHHRLLEIGHSHSRAVLIMYFWSALIAFGAVAYSANNASMWIVLGIVLLSAVGLVLLLLPRFTPRAPLWAEWMVPPRYRRVAPAATAATAPATDDESAVEPEEEREPVPAGIHGATAIGDRSRFVGRRKADSHR
- the prmC gene encoding peptide chain release factor N(5)-glutamine methyltransferase → MNLLLAEVAQATQRLADAGVPSPRFDAEELASFVHGVKRGELHHVKDADFDARYWEAVARREAREPLQHITGRAFFRYLELSVGPGVFVPRPETESVVGWAIDAVRAMDVVEPLIVDLCTGSGAIALALAQEVPRSRVHAVELSEEALDYARKNVEGSRVVLHHGNALTALPELDGQVDLVVSNPPYIPLTEWEYVAPEARDHDPELALFSGQDGLDTIRGIERTAHRLLRPGGVVVIEHADTQGGQVPWIFTEERGWADAADHPDLNNRPRFATARRATP
- the glyA gene encoding serine hydroxymethyltransferase, with translation MPATTASPRSETPDTRSQATGPAPGADPAGTTIEERARAAARDAGSRPAGAPDFAALLRQDPEIAGVLLGESARQSDGLQLIAAENFTSPAVLAALGSPLGNKYAEGYPGARHHGGCEIVDLAERIAVERAKALFGAEHANVQAHSGSSAVLAAYAALLRPGDTVLAMSLPHGGHLTHGSPANFSGRWFDFVGYGVDEETGLLDYDAIRDLARARRPKAIVCGSISYPRHLDYAAFRDIADETGAYLIADVAHPLGLIAGGAAPSPVPYAHVVCGTTHKVLRGPRGGLILCGTKLAERIDRAVFPFTQGGAQMNAVAAKAVAFAEAATPAFGAYAHQVTANARALAEALAGHGLTITTGGTDTHLITADTAPLGLDARTARGRLAAAGIVLDTCALPCAEHPVPCRTGLRLGTAAVTTQGMGEAEMKSVAELIVAALEEDGAVRSRTVALVHGFPPYPDHG
- the atpA gene encoding F0F1 ATP synthase subunit alpha, translated to MAELTIRPEEIRDALENFVQAYKPDAASREEVGTVSEAGDGIAKVEGLPSAMANELLKFEDGTLGLALNLEEREIGAVVLGEFSGIEEGQPVQRTGEVLSVAVGEGYLGRVVDPLGNPIDGLGEIESEDRRALELQAPGVMVRKSVHEPMETGYKAVDSMVPIGRGQRQLIIGDRQTGKTALAVDTIINQRDNWRTGDPKKQVRCIYVAIGQKGSTIASVRGALEEAGALEYTTIVAAPASDPAGFKYLAPYTGSAIGQHWMYQGKHVLIIFDDLSKQADAYRAVSLLLRRPPGREAYPGDVFYLHSRLLERCAKLSDEMGAGSMTGLPIVETKANDVSAFIPTNVISITDGQCFLESDLFNANQRPALNVGISVSRVGGSAQHKAMRQVSGRLRVDLAQYRELEAFAAFGSDLDAASKQQLERGKRMTELLKQPQYSPYATEDQVVSIWAGTNGKMDDVPVEDIRRFERELLDHLHREKKDLLTSIREGAKMSDDTIGAIAEAVEGFKRQFETSDGKLLGEDAPAGTSK
- the atpE gene encoding ATP synthase F0 subunit C gives rise to the protein MSAALETVNLAAGVTGNLGSIGYGLAAIGPGVGVGIIFGNGTQALARQPEAAGLIRTNQIMGFAFCEALALIGIVMGFLFKA
- the atpB gene encoding F0F1 ATP synthase subunit A; the encoded protein is MLAFETDCHIFSGCGFPAPGLHSFVFKPLFTINGFEFNKIMLLALLSTVVVVWFFWAAFGKAKVVPGKLQMIGEAGYDFVRRGIVYDALGKKEGEKYVPFIVSLFFFVWIMNIWSIIPVAQFPVTSVIAFPAGLAAIVYITWVTLTFKRHGFVGALKNFSGYDKSLGAVLPMLIVIELLSNLIIRPFTHAVRLFANMFAGHLLLLMFTIGTWYLLNGIGVVYAGASFIMTILLTAFELFIQAVQAYVFVLLTANYLQGALAENH